The genomic interval agagcttgtcctctggagtttgctgtccttgagttccagcaccggtgtttggcatttaggtctcccccgatgatggttgggacagtggagtccagcagagcttccaagtctcccaaatgtagcttcaccttaggggggcagtaggtggcaattagtcgcagtggtcctgttgcagtctttacctgtactccagtggcttcaatactccggaggggtggtagtgcaatctcattatggctgacccgtgtgttaacaatcacagccgtcccaccacctctggctcctgttgcccggtcggtacggtataccctgtggttcgccaggcttagtttttggtttccttgaaggtgggtctccgagagcagagctgcgcatacattcctcgattccaacaggtgaaggagttcatctgtcttcttgctgataccatttgcattccaCATCACGATGACAGAACTGCGTTTAGATGTTGCTGCCATGGTGGTTAGTTTCTGTGCTCCTGAGAAGGGCCGGGATGAGATTCGCTATCATTGTCACAATGGGGTGAATATCCATTCTCGCAATAGCGCTCGCTATTTTAAGGATGATCTCTAGCCAGTTTGTTGGGCTTGCGGTTCCGCCTGCGGGGTCCGGGTTGGCCGCCTCAACGGGGTTGGTGGATGGTGTCCTGAGAGTTTCCGCGTAGGTCTGTCCATCTGGGTTTTGCATCCTGTGGGTGGATGCCGTGCCTAGGTCTGGGATCAGGTGTTCTGTGGTCCTCTGTCTCTCCGGCGCCAGGCGGGGAAGCTGGTATTGAGTAGTGGGTGTCTTCCTTGGTGCCTGCTCCATCAGGTGGGGTGTCCGCTTTTCCCGTTCCTCTTGCTTTGCTTTCGTGAGGTACGGGCAACCACGGTAGCTTGCCGGGTGTGGGCCTTTGCAGTTTGCACATGTCGCCGGCTCCTTCTTCCTATCTCGTGGGCATTCCTTGGAGTTGTGGTTctctccacaacacacacagcgtggCTTCTGGTGGCAGAATGCAGAGGTATGCCCGAGCCGTTGGCAGTTGAAACACATGGTTGGGCCTTTTCTGCCCTTTGGCGCTTCTGTGGTTACCACACAGCTACAGAGCTTGGTAATCTTGGTAAGATCTGCAGGCTGGCTCTCCGGGGTTTCTGCCAGTGTGACAATAAACAAAGGGAACTTCTTGGTCTTGTCCACCGGGGATGTCAATTGGGCTACGCTCTTGACTGGAAGTCCATGTTCCGCGAGGTCGTGGGAAATATCCCCCATGGAGGCGTTTGCTGGTAAGCCGCGAATTACAAATTTCTGGGGCTTTAGGCGCGTCAGTGGGAAGGTGTAGTATTCTATGCCCTGCTTTGCAAAGCAGTCCGTTAAGCTCCGGTAGTCGTCCACAGTTGTGGTAGTGATCTTTGCGTGGTTCGCCCGTGGTTTAACTACAAACGGGGAAGTGCAGTGCTCGGTGAGGATGTCGACAAGGTCCTTGTGGGTCTTCATATTCCTAACCATTACCGGTGGTATGCGAATCTTTTTGGGTGGGAGTGCAGTCTCTTCATCGTTGCACCTGGGCCCTGAGCAGTCATCGGCATTAGCAAGTGGCTCGAAGCGGTTTGATGTTTTGATGCCTTGGTCTTCCTTGTGCTTCTGCATCTTTGTCTTTGCTACCgatggaggggaagaaccattggagctatcagagtttgctcgccctctcttcttcactaaagtgtagtccatgtcttctgcagcatcatgtattgcagtctccataggtggcacatttgcctctgccatagtaaggcgcagaccagagccacgcacccgcacggcggcgggcacacggcacaaatcagagccacacgcacggcggcaagcacactgcacaaatcagagccacgcacacggcggcgagcacacggcacaagtcagagccacgcacccgcacggcggcgagcacacagcccaaatcagagccacgcacccgcacggcggcgagcacacggcccaaatcagagccacacacacgcacggcgGTGAGCACACGGCCCAAAGCACGCAACGCAGGGAGCAAAAGCACacggcgcaggggggggcacggcaccaagttcagggggggcacagcacagagcgcagggggggcacagcacagagcgcagggggggcacagagcgcagggggggcacagcacagagcgcagggggggcacagcacagagcgtaggggggagcagagagcacaggggggagcacagagcacaggggggcacagcacagagcacaggggggcacagcacagagcgcaggggggcacagcacagagcgcagggggcaCAGCAGAGCGCAGGGGGCAcaacagagcgcaggggggcacagcacagagcacaggggggcgcagcacagcgcacaggggggggcacagagcactggggggggcacagagcacggggggggcacagagcacagggggggcactgcactaggcaggggggggggcaaggccgggGGTCACAGCAAGTCGGAGCTCTGGGCTCAGCACTGCACACAGAACTCAGcatacagtgcaataaagctaTAAAGCAAAGCGATGGGCAATGACCCACGTGGCAGCAGCAGCTCTCCCACACGTGGCAGCGGCGGCTCTCCCCCACGTGGCAGCGGCGGCTCTCCAAACGGGCCAGTCAATACATCCCCGACTGAAACTCTGGAAAGTGGTGTCGGCGGCGGGCGCTGTGATGGGAAGTGACCCACTCGAGGAGTCATCAGCCTCTCCGGTCAGTTCAAAAGACTCAATCCAACTGTCGTGACAAACCCCGCCCCCTGTGCCCTTATTTATACACGCAGACAGCAGCTGAACTCCTCTGTGATTGGTCAGTTTTGAAAACAGCCAATCAGTTCCATAATCCTGTAACCACCAATCATCTAATTTGAAAGAAAACTGATGATGTCATAAACGGTCACATGATAAAGTCAGCCAATAGACGAACAGAATGCTGGGGCTGCTAGTTTGCATAGGACTCCTATAAATAGAGCTGCTGGGGGTTTAGGTGACATTGTTTCTCTGCTGTTTGGAGAAGAAGCATCGCCCGACATGCCTGAACCAGCCAAGTCTGCGCCAGCGGCCAAGAAGGGCTCTAAGAAAGCCGTGACCAAGACCCagaagaaggatgggaagaaGCGTAGGAAGAGCAGGAAGGAAAGTTACGCGATCTACGTGTACAAAGTGCTGAAGCAGGTTCACCCTGACACCGGCATCTCCTCCAAGGCCATGGGCATCatgaactcctttgtgaatgaTATCTTCGAGCGCATCGCAGGGGAATCGTCCCGTCTGGCTCATTACAACAAGCGCTCGACCATCACTTCCCGGGAGATCCAGACCGCTGTGCGCCTGCTGCTGCCGGGAGAGCTGGCCAAGCACGCCGTGTCCGAGGGCACCAAGGCGGTCACCAAGTATACCAGCGCCAAGTAACCCCGATCTCATCACTGACCcacaaacacaaaggctcttctaAGAGCCACCCACTTTATCACTATAAGAGATATGCTCATATGTCATCTGTGCTCGGGATAAAAGGGAAGTGTTCTATTATACATTGCAATTTCTCAGTTATTTGCTTTTGTagctattatatattataaagtatcttatgtgatgtatttttagcTCTTTCTGGCTTCCTACCCAGCCACGTGTTTGCTGcacttgtgttgttttgttagtAAGAGGCGGGAGAACCGCAGACAAAGTGACAATCGCCGAGAATCCCCTTCAGATAATCTGCAGGTCACACACATCCCACAGGGTGGCGCTGCTGTGTTAGTAATGGAGTTCGTGCTCGGGAAGTAGGAtttggggttaataacctgcgatTATTTTCCCTCATTTACTTTTTTTGAGCCTCACTAAAATACAGATTATATGTGCACGTGTCAGAATAAGTGTGCATGAAATGatgccctcacacccgcatggtaTATAACGCATCTGATCGGGGGAAAATCCTAGTGCAGTTTGGGATTAGTAACAGACCATGCAATCCGTGTTTGCCACATGCGTTAGATACGAGCACATGCATTTGCATTATCAAAATTGGCCTTTTATAGTTTGTCGCacattttttattccatttacATAAATATAACAAGTGATATTTCTCATTGTCCTGTTGGGTTGGACATTAATTTAGAAATCGGTCAAATCTGCATTAAATAGGCTGGGAGGTGTTACATTAAAGGCTTCTATTGTCACCTTGTTCAATCTGTTatcagggattgcacctttttagtATAAAAACAAGGCTGAGCAACATGTGTTTCCTCAGATTTCAGTAGCAGTTGATGTGGTTTTGTGATAACTTGTCAGAACTCTAAATCGCAAATATTTATCACGTCCTGTTTTTTTGAATCctaaaaccacacaaaaaaaaaaaagcaacacaaatATACAGAGAAGGTAAAAAGGGCCAAAGGATTTAATATCTGCCattcacacacagaccacacggtGGCGGTATTGCTTTGGTACTAACGTGTATCCCGGAGACCTGGATTTCTCACGTGATCTGAATCAGGTTTCACCCCCAGATAGTTCTGTGACACACTGCACGTTGTGTGGCTTCCCTTAATAGAATTGGTGTGAATTAAGTCCAAATCAATAGGACTCTGACATTGCTGCATAATTCTTGATACATTTAGGTTTAATCCCTTGAATAGCCCATAATGTAATGAAAAACATTGAGTAAAATCCTGAATTTGCAAAATGATAACTGAGCAAAACACATGTACAGGTGCTGAGACTGCCAGAGATGCCACATTCCCCATAACATCTATAGAGGGAGAAAGGCAGCAAAACACAAATGTATAACTCGCATTAATAAGAAACACTTGGGCTGTTCCTTCACTATCCCAACATCACTTGTGACATTTTTACATCTATTCAATTACTGTCTCTATTCTAAATCCAAGCTCCGTAATATTCATTCAAAGATCCCATGTTATTCCAGTCACATTGTTTTGCACAGTTTGGTTGCCTCATTCCTCTGCCCTTAGTTATCATTACACTCAATGGGATCTGCCCAAAGTAATCATGGCCGCCGAGTGCATCATCTATCATCTCTATGGTGACCGAGACTCTTGATAATGGGCATGCGCAGTAAGGTCTCCATTGCAATACATTACTATGCATGTCCCTGACTCCCAGCTTCACTTCCCCGGAACTACATCTCCCGTGATCCCCCGCGCACCGGGCTTTAGTTCGGAGGCTGCACGGTGGGTGAATGTGGTTCATGTAATAAGACGGAGGAGCAAGAGGAGAAGCAGCGGCGGCCATGTACCTAGTGCTGtgcggagggggtgggaggaggtggggtaagGGCTCTGTGATAGCTTTCTATGTGACCTCATAGTTTAATGTCATCCATCATTGTCAGGAGGATAATGATTTCTCTGCTAATTAGTCTCCACAAATCCCCCACTGTAAGGTGATCCTGGTTAGGCAGCTTATCCCATCATCGTCACTACAGACACATAATGGTGAGATGGAGAAGTGAATGGACTCATTATACAAATCTGTTATCTGAGATGTAGGTTTtgcctttttatttatatttatttttatttatatattacattttattttgaattcctCAGTGTTTCCTCTTATGGAGAAACATTGACATAACATCGTATTTGAAACCTCTTAGAAAACTCTTATTTTTATAGCAGCTGTTTATCCTTAATCACAGCAACATTGGGGAGTAGCACAACCATAAACTAGGAACCTGTGGGTGTGcaaaatatctccccctccccaccccaaaatagtgggttttaaaaactcccaataacacgtttctaTTTAATTTTCCATTGTCTAGGAAACGTAACCTTGAGAAACGAGATGCCAACGGTCTACTGTGCATGCAAAGCCCAGGAGAGAAACAGACGCACTCCCAGGAAAAGATCCGGCCCTCATCTCACAGCTGGTCCTGGGGAGGTGAATATTatttgcaggttgtgatatcagtcacaggagacaaggaCACTTAAcatcgggaacacacacacacacacacacacacattttgaacgAGGTCGACAGACGGCGCTACCCACAGTTTAGGCACAAACTCACCCAAACAGGGAATCCTTTCTCAACTAGGTGCCAGGCGCCGCTTCCAAGTCTGACCCGGGAGGCTTCCACGCTCCGTCCGCTGTGGGTAGCGCAGTAATCCAGGGATGATATTTGCACTATAGCAAGTTCAAATCGCCTGCTCGCCTCCACTTACACGCCTCACTTTGGTTTATCTCCGGCACAAACCTCGGATGGCATAGTAATGAGAAATTGGCAGCTCTttacagggtatatttcacagaacatgtatatgcatttagcatagggacctgcttttgagacttaccttgacgttggttaccaagcttggcattatttgataaaaggatgtaaccaaaagtctcctttgtcttatagatttagttttcactatgtatatttatttccccatttattgctacccAATGAttgaagtgcagggagtaactttcTGTCTTTACATAGGTTACCTGTCTTAATAGCAAAGCATGGAAGACGGGGTGCTGACTAATCACCGAGCAGAGGCTCGTCTGATTAGCCAATCCGGGACACAGGAGGTGACTGTGCCCCTAAGACACCCCACAGAGGTGGGTTTGAAGAggtgtgggaaattcaaactgacaaGTAGAAATTGTACCTACGGGGCTTATACCCAGCAACGGTTCCCCAAGACAACCCAATATATCCCTCAGAGATAGGCGCCTCAGAATCTGGACTGAACAATAGCGCCACTCGGTGAGACATTGTTCCCCAGACCTGAGTCAGCGCTCCTCCCCACTCCtaacaatggctggggcacttcCCCACCCACATTCCTGATAGCAGgaccctatctctgtgtgtgcaggcTCGCTGAGTGATTACCAGCCCTGCACACATGGGCAGCAGCAAAACATACTCATTCTAATCAGGGAGGTACATAAACCCAATCACATTATTCTCTGGGATACTGGGTTAACCCCCTGAGGATCCCTTAAGATAGGTAGGGACAATGGGttaacctttattaatatgaTCCCCATTGGCCCATCTTTTAATCATTGTCTTATAATAGGAAATTAGCAATTACACCAGACAGAATaaggcacaggggagaggaataTACGCTGGCGATAATTGTGCTATGCTAAAACAATGATGTGGTAAATTATGGTACAATGCACAGTTATGAAAAGTTTGAGCTATCATTACATATCCTTATAGGAAATGTAGGATTATGTTGCAAAGTTACCACACTTCTTCATGCCtcagaaatctaaaaaaaaactataggAGGTGCATAGAAACTACAATAATAAGCAGGATAGTGGTATAATTGGAAGTATGTCTCCCTGAATGCCCTTCAACAAACAAATATAAGTCTCACCTAATGCACAATTACAATGTTGTTTTGGTTCAGTCTCCATAATAGGCCATAGGGGACTTTCGATGTCATGTAATATGCCCCACTTGTTGAAGTATCTTGAGCTGTTCTGAGTTCAAAAAGTATTTGTCTGCATTATAACAGTTGTGATCAAGCTCTTGGAATGTCCATACCCCTTGGACGTATTGTCGTCTCTCTGACAGGGTAATGAAGCTTGTATGTAATATAACACATTCATTATAAATGGCATTTATAATTGAAGGTGTGCTGCTGAAGATTACACGGTCTACCGGCAATACTCAACCTCCATTGTGGAAGTCAACAAGCATTACCAGTGCTACTACAAATAGGGGTCAGCAGCTCTCGGCAGACAGGAAACAATTGGTTGCCAAATCGGCATTGCATGGTGTCTGTGAGTATGCCTCAATACAACTGTATCTGTGTATGATGTGCATCTGTAACATAGTTGGCTGACCACTGGGATATGGAAATCTATGCCACACTttacttgctgcattgcacataaACCTTATTTACCTCTGTCTGAGAGACGACACCCAGTTGTGGATATTTCAAGAGCTTGATGGGGACGTGTTTTCTGCATATGCATTGTCATGACCCGGATGCAGATCACACCATTTCTAGGGATACTAGGGGGACAAGGTAATAGTACAGGCCTAGCCCAATAGAAATTAAAAGGGGAAAACATAGAACATAAACTCTTACTAGAGTTCATGATGTCGCTTAAGCTTGCTTATCCTGTGGATAAGTTCTTGCAGACTGTGAGGCCTCTGGAACTCAGAAAGGTTTGGGTGAGGACCTCCAGCAGCTGGAGCATGTTGCTTCAAAACAGTCAACAAACGGTTCCACCGGACGCAGAGTTTCTCTGAATCTCTGGAAGTCTTTCTGGGCTTATATAGGTTTAGTTCTCATACAAAACCATGGAGAGGGGGCGGCTAGGCCATTCAGCATTGTCTCTTTAATCAGCTGTCCAATCCGGAGAGTGTTTGAAGCTGAGAAGGACCATGCACACACATGATTatggccagtgttcgacaaatgcaACCCCCGATCGCCCGGAGGAGTGCATTTAACCCCCTGTAGAGTGCCGTTGCTGTGCTGTGGCTCATTTCAGGATGCCGGGACACGATCAAGCGGGTCACCTAGCAACGCGGGACGCCGTAAGGATAGCCCAGCCGAAGACATCCCTTGGAGGCACTGCAGTGACGCTACACCACACACCAACGCAGGCGCATACAGGCACGCCCTCCCCCACTAAGGATCTCCTAGCAACTGCCGGGACCAGAGGCGCAGAGAGGCCTGGAGATTGTGGCTTTAGCTGGATGTGTCTGTGGAGCGGCGCTGTGTGGCTGGAGGAAGTGCTGCTCGTGTTGCTTCTGCTTCCGTGTGTATCGCGGGCGAGGCGGACGGTGGGAGCCCCCCAGGCTGGATTTCCTCACTCTCATGgcaggtaagagagggggggggggggagagggagatgcagcataccactccagtgagccggcttcagacataagagcatccccccggtcactgctgtatttcatctcctgtcggcaccgctgataagagggagagggaggaatttGAGAGGGCGGACACTCGCTCTCGCGTAGGGGAGGGgtttggtgtctgtgtgtgtgtaagtggcagagagagagagtgtggttgtgtgtgaggagggagatgcagcataccagagtggtgtgtgtgtgtgtgtgtgtgtgtgtgtgtgtgtgtgtgtgtgtgtgtgtaagtgggggagtgtgtgtgtgtgtgtgtaagtgggggagtgtgtgtgtaagtgggggagtgtgtgtgtgtgtaagttgaagtctcgccctctgtcttgccctcgcgtgaataatagggggtgggggacaatgattacatgaatactagggggtagggtataatggttgcacggtatatgggtaacagtttcacacagggatgtggggttAGTGGAtgtctctcagcctgtggcaggtgctgacatagtgtgcagccagttctgctgtggtttcatcttctcccaggaggatcgctattttttggttctcctctatattattaaagttctggataagtgcagtgagtttctctaggtgggcactcctcatttcagagtattgtgtgcaacgcaacaggacgtgtatttcatcttctacctctcctagctcacatctttggcacagtctcatctcccgcggcttcc from Ascaphus truei isolate aAscTru1 unplaced genomic scaffold, aAscTru1.hap1 HAP1_SCAFFOLD_1407, whole genome shotgun sequence carries:
- the LOC142475832 gene encoding histone H2B 1.1-like; this translates as MPEPAKSAPAAKKGSKKAVTKTQKKDGKKRRKSRKESYAIYVYKVLKQVHPDTGISSKAMGIMNSFVNDIFERIAGESSRLAHYNKRSTITSREIQTAVRLLLPGELAKHAVSEGTKAVTKYTSAK